The following are encoded in a window of Variovorax paradoxus genomic DNA:
- a CDS encoding MFS transporter, with translation MHCADTPTPAPPQRGWLALLCTSRLLQGMIVTAYSGVLPFMMADWQMTAAQAGSIQSAWHVGYMSSLFAVGLLADRYGPHRIFVVGGAIGAVAALAFALFAHDHRSALLLYGLAGLCAGASYTPGLQLLSLNAGPAVRGRAMGLFLGAASMGYALSLAVVAGFSVVAHWRLGLLVAAGCTVAGVLLSVLALRRMQPPVSPAVGAPREGVLQALNATVRDRPAMAGNWAYTFHCWELMALWAWLPAYLMASSRGGASAWPAAGIALAAFAHLVSVFGSVVGGAASDRLGRARVMMIATLASLSLSFTFGWMWTWPLWALAAMAALYNLLAIADSSVYSTALADVVAPHRLGVAFSVRSVMGFGAGALSPWVFGLALDWGQAQFGFGSTYAWVAAWSSVGLGALLGPWMIVRFARLSAAVPHRPDSPASRRTDRFAGRGAGR, from the coding sequence CGCAGCGCGGATGGCTCGCGCTGCTGTGCACGAGCCGCCTGCTGCAGGGGATGATCGTCACGGCCTACTCGGGCGTGCTGCCGTTCATGATGGCCGACTGGCAGATGACGGCCGCGCAGGCCGGCTCCATCCAGAGCGCCTGGCACGTGGGCTACATGAGCTCGCTGTTCGCGGTGGGGCTGCTGGCCGACCGCTACGGCCCGCACCGCATCTTCGTGGTGGGCGGCGCGATCGGTGCGGTGGCTGCGCTGGCCTTCGCGCTCTTCGCGCACGACCACCGCTCCGCCCTGCTGCTGTACGGCCTGGCGGGCCTGTGCGCGGGCGCCTCGTACACGCCGGGGCTGCAGCTGCTGTCGCTCAATGCCGGGCCCGCGGTGCGCGGGCGCGCGATGGGGCTGTTCCTCGGCGCGGCGTCGATGGGCTATGCGCTGTCGCTCGCGGTGGTGGCGGGCTTCAGCGTGGTGGCGCACTGGCGCCTCGGGCTGCTGGTGGCAGCGGGCTGCACGGTGGCGGGCGTGCTGCTGTCGGTGCTCGCGTTGCGGCGCATGCAGCCGCCGGTGTCGCCGGCCGTTGGCGCACCGCGCGAAGGCGTGCTGCAGGCGCTGAACGCAACCGTGCGCGACCGGCCCGCGATGGCCGGCAACTGGGCCTACACCTTCCACTGCTGGGAACTCATGGCGCTGTGGGCCTGGCTGCCGGCCTACCTCATGGCCTCGTCGCGCGGCGGTGCGAGCGCGTGGCCGGCCGCGGGCATCGCGCTGGCGGCGTTCGCGCACCTCGTGAGCGTGTTCGGCAGCGTGGTGGGCGGCGCGGCCTCCGACCGGCTGGGCCGCGCGCGCGTGATGATGATCGCCACCCTCGCGAGCCTGAGCCTGTCGTTCACCTTCGGCTGGATGTGGACCTGGCCGCTGTGGGCGCTGGCCGCGATGGCGGCGCTGTACAACCTGCTGGCCATCGCCGATTCGTCGGTCTACTCGACCGCGCTGGCCGACGTGGTGGCGCCGCACCGGCTCGGCGTGGCGTTCTCGGTGCGCTCGGTGATGGGCTTCGGCGCGGGCGCGCTCAGCCCCTGGGTGTTCGGGCTCGCGCTCGACTGGGGCCAGGCGCAGTTCGGCTTCGGCAGCACCTACGCGTGGGTCGCGGCGTGGAGCTCGGTCGGGCTCGGGGCGCTGCTCGGGCCGTGGATGATCGTGCGCTTCGCGCGCCTCAGCGCGGCAGTGCCACACCGCCCCGATAGCCCAGCATCGCGTCGTACAGATCGGTTCGCCGGTCGCGGTGCAGGTCGTTGA
- a CDS encoding winged helix-turn-helix transcriptional regulator: MARRKSLRFDACPMARALEIVGDQWSLLIVRDAFDGMRRFGEFQQSLGVAKNILADRLKWLVQEGVFDLVPASDGSLYQEYALTAKGRGLFPVVVGLRHWGEANLFAPGEPHSVLLEREGGEPVAPIDLRTRDGQPLDPAATFVKKLPVTSA, translated from the coding sequence ATGGCCAGGAGAAAAAGTCTGAGGTTCGACGCCTGCCCGATGGCGCGCGCCCTCGAGATCGTCGGCGACCAGTGGTCGCTGCTGATCGTGCGCGACGCCTTCGACGGCATGCGGCGCTTCGGCGAGTTCCAGCAGAGCCTGGGCGTGGCCAAGAACATCCTGGCCGACCGGCTGAAGTGGCTGGTGCAGGAAGGCGTGTTCGACCTCGTGCCGGCGTCGGACGGCTCGCTCTACCAGGAGTACGCGCTGACGGCCAAGGGCCGCGGCCTGTTCCCCGTGGTGGTCGGCCTGCGGCACTGGGGCGAGGCGAACCTGTTCGCGCCGGGCGAGCCGCATTCGGTGTTGCTGGAGCGCGAGGGTGGCGAGCCCGTGGCGCCGATCGACCTGCGCACGCGCGACGGCCAACCGCTCGACCCCGCCGCGACCTTCGTGAAGAAGCTGCCCGTCACCTCAGCCTGA
- a CDS encoding OprD family outer membrane porin, with translation MKRVCSAALAMLGTSALAAEGGGFVEDTRWRVLQRSVYENRSYLHGDRSNGGRNATLPKARRSDYAQEWGYGVMGSVESGFTPGWIGFGVDAHASLARSLDGDDLRVGKIRMLPVDGAGYAQDGIARGGLALKARVSATALTVGEQRVKTPVFSASDSRLLPESMRGWLLTSREFDTLTLQAGRFTGSTDRHARGTNNPLIVNYLDPKSPRGDVFDFAGGTWKGSASLSITAYVGRLKDTWRTGYLGAQYTVPLQDKRALSFDLQVYRSKDTGRALAGPVDNTTASLMSTYTHGPHRVGLGWQKVAGDTPFDYVTRGAVWLGNAAQLSDFNAPHERSWQLRYEVDAARWGAPGLSLGAAYIRGSGIDGSRVPARGGYAWLGYGQGGRHWERDLWLRYTVQQGSAKGLAFLLRYGEHRNNKAQAELNARQIRVALEYPVGSD, from the coding sequence ATGAAGCGGGTCTGCAGTGCGGCCCTCGCGATGCTGGGCACCTCCGCCCTGGCGGCCGAAGGCGGTGGCTTCGTCGAGGACACGCGCTGGCGCGTGCTCCAGCGCAGCGTGTACGAGAACAGGAGCTACCTGCACGGCGACCGCAGCAACGGCGGGCGCAACGCGACGCTGCCGAAGGCGCGGCGCAGCGACTACGCGCAGGAGTGGGGCTACGGCGTCATGGGCAGCGTCGAGTCCGGCTTCACGCCGGGCTGGATTGGCTTCGGCGTGGACGCGCATGCCTCGCTCGCGCGCAGCCTCGACGGCGACGATCTGCGCGTCGGCAAGATCCGCATGCTGCCGGTGGACGGTGCGGGCTACGCGCAGGACGGCATCGCGCGCGGCGGCCTGGCGTTGAAGGCGCGCGTCTCCGCCACCGCGCTGACGGTGGGCGAGCAACGCGTGAAGACGCCGGTCTTCAGTGCATCCGATTCCCGCCTGCTGCCCGAAAGCATGCGCGGCTGGCTGCTCACGAGCCGCGAGTTCGACACGCTCACGCTGCAGGCCGGCCGCTTCACCGGATCGACCGACCGCCATGCGCGCGGCACGAACAACCCGCTGATCGTGAACTACCTCGATCCGAAGTCACCGCGCGGCGACGTGTTCGACTTTGCCGGCGGCACGTGGAAGGGCAGCGCTTCGCTGTCGATCACGGCCTACGTCGGACGGCTGAAAGACACCTGGCGCACCGGCTACCTGGGCGCCCAGTACACGGTGCCGCTGCAAGACAAGCGCGCGTTGTCCTTCGACCTGCAGGTGTATCGCAGCAAGGACACGGGCCGCGCGCTGGCCGGCCCGGTGGACAACACCACCGCCAGCCTGATGTCGACCTACACCCACGGCCCTCATCGTGTGGGCCTGGGCTGGCAGAAGGTCGCGGGCGACACGCCCTTCGACTACGTGACGCGCGGCGCCGTGTGGCTCGGCAATGCGGCGCAGCTGTCCGACTTCAACGCGCCGCACGAGCGGTCGTGGCAGCTGCGGTACGAAGTGGATGCCGCGCGTTGGGGCGCGCCCGGGTTGAGCCTGGGCGCGGCCTACATCCGCGGCAGCGGCATCGACGGCAGCCGCGTGCCGGCGCGCGGAGGCTATGCATGGCTGGGCTACGGGCAGGGCGGCCGGCACTGGGAGCGCGACCTGTGGCTGCGCTACACGGTCCAGCAGGGCAGCGCGAAGGGGCTGGCGTTCCTGCTGCGCTATGGCGAGCACCGCAACAACAAGGCGCAGGCCGAACTCAACGCACGGCAGATTCGTGTTGCCCTGGAGTACCCGGTCGGCAGCGACTGA
- a CDS encoding nitrilase family protein has protein sequence MTVSANIPSGGDAVPGLRASPVRVAVVQFDPQVGVENLARNAAAVHAQLEAAVAGGAQLIVLPELATTGYCFSGRAEAFAHAEPVPHGPTVQGWVAFAAQHGVYLVGCLAEQDGMQLFDTAVLVGPDGYIGRYRKTHLWNNEKLWFTPGNEGYRVFETKIGRIGLLVCWDIWFPEAPRIVAQQGADIICVPTGWVWTPPPLYDASGVCMPAYLTMAAAHTNNVFIATADRVGQERGTGFMGNSLIAGTNGWPMGRIAGPEEETILYADVDLGAARSAPIWTPLNDLHRDRRTDLYDAMLGYRGGVALPR, from the coding sequence ATGACCGTCTCAGCAAACATCCCCTCCGGCGGTGACGCCGTGCCCGGCCTGCGCGCCAGCCCCGTGCGCGTGGCCGTCGTGCAGTTCGACCCGCAGGTCGGCGTCGAGAACCTCGCGCGCAACGCCGCCGCCGTGCACGCACAGCTAGAGGCCGCCGTCGCCGGCGGCGCGCAGCTTATCGTGCTGCCCGAGCTGGCGACCACCGGCTACTGCTTCAGCGGCCGGGCCGAGGCCTTTGCCCATGCCGAGCCCGTGCCGCACGGCCCGACCGTGCAGGGCTGGGTCGCGTTCGCGGCGCAGCACGGCGTCTACCTTGTCGGCTGCCTGGCCGAGCAGGACGGCATGCAGCTGTTCGACACCGCCGTGCTCGTCGGCCCCGACGGCTACATCGGCCGCTACCGCAAGACGCACCTGTGGAACAACGAGAAGCTGTGGTTCACGCCCGGCAACGAGGGCTACCGGGTGTTCGAGACGAAGATCGGCCGCATCGGCCTGCTCGTGTGCTGGGACATCTGGTTTCCCGAGGCGCCGCGCATCGTTGCGCAGCAGGGCGCCGACATCATTTGCGTGCCCACGGGCTGGGTCTGGACGCCGCCGCCGCTGTACGACGCCAGCGGCGTCTGCATGCCGGCCTACCTGACGATGGCCGCCGCGCACACCAACAACGTCTTCATCGCTACCGCCGACCGCGTGGGCCAGGAGCGCGGCACGGGCTTCATGGGCAACTCGCTGATCGCGGGCACCAACGGCTGGCCGATGGGGCGCATCGCCGGGCCCGAGGAAGAAACCATCCTCTATGCCGACGTCGACCTGGGCGCCGCGCGTTCGGCACCGATCTGGACACCGCTCAACGACCTGCACCGCGACCGGCGAACCGATCTGTACGACGCGATGCTGGGCTATCGGGGCGGTGTGGCACTGCCGCGCTGA